The genomic stretch TGGTCAACCAGATAAACAAGACGAGTTTAAGAAATGGTGGCCAGCTGATGTACAGATTCTGGGTAAAGATATCATACGATTCCACGCAGTGTATTGGCCAGCAATGCTGATGGTAGCTGATTTACCTCTTCCCAAAAAATTACTGGTGCATGGATGGATTAAAGTTGATAAACAGAAAATGTCCAAATCTCTTGGTAATGTAATTGATCCGATCGAATTAGAAAAAAAATATGGTGCAGAACCAATCAGATATTATTTGTTGCGACAAATTGCGGTAAATCAAGATGGTGATTTTAGTATTGCAGATGTAGAAAATCGTATTGAATCAGATTTGGCTAATGATTTGGGTAACTTACTAAACCGTATGGTTGCGTTAGCTGAAAAGCATGGAGTTACAGAAGTTAATGTTCCATCAAAATTATCCCAAGCATCACTCAGTTTGCATGATGAAAGCATGCAAACTGTAAAAGATTTTTGTGTACACATGGATGATTATATGTTTCATCATGCGCTTGCGCGTTTGTGGAAATTTATACATGCAACAAACGCATATTTTCACGGTCAGGAGCCATGGAAAGTTGCCAAGAATGATACACAATTGTTTTTAGAGATTATTTCAAGCACGTGCCATAGCTTGCGTACTGTTGCATTATTATTGTGGCCAGTTATGCCAAAGAAAATGGAAGAGTTGCTTGCAAGTCTTGGTGTGTCGTTTAAACACGAAGATCACACGCTTGAAAATTTAGAATTAAATAGCTGGAACAAAACATTTACATTGAAAAAAATTCCAACATTGTTTGAAAAACCTGTACGTGAAATAACAGAGGAAAAATCAATGAAGTCAGAAGAAACTGAAAAAGTAGTTGCTGAGCAACTGCAAAATGATTACATCACTATAGATGACCTGGCAAAAGTGGAATTACTAACAGGTACCATAGATGCGTGCGTTGAGGTTGCGGGATACGATAAACTTTTGCAATTAACGGTTGACTTGGGAGCAAAGGGTAAGCGTACAATTTTTTCAGGAATTAAAAAGTGGTACACCCCAGCGGATCTTGTGGGAAAACGTGGATTATTTGCAGCCAACTTAAAACCGCGCAAAATGGCTGGTACTGAATCAAATGGCATGATGATGATGCCAGAAGATGAAAATGGTAAACCTCAATTGGTTCAATTTCCTGATTCCGTTGGTAACGGCGTACGATTGAAGTAAATTGGTTAAGAATGATTTCAAAAAAAGGGCTGAGTGTATCAGCCCTTTTTTATTTGTTTTTTATGGTTCATTAATGTTTAACCGATTTTTGTTTAAAAAAAATAGCAGCTTCTGATTCAGTAATTTTTGATTGAGCCATTGAAACAGTCAAATCAAATAGTTCATCATCTTGAGCGTCAATAAAAATATCGTTGTATGCCAAAAAAAGAATAGCAACTATAAGACCAGTTCGTTTATTGCCATCAAGGAATGGATGATTTTTTATAATTGCATACATATAGCTTGAGGCCATGTGATAAATATCAGGGTGTAGATATTTTTGATCGAAGGTGGCACGGGGATAGTTAATTGCCGAATCTAGTAAGTTCTCATCTCGTAATCCATGAAGTCCGCCATAGCGATTGATTTGATTAATTTGAATCAATTTTACGTCTTCAAGTGTAAGAAATTTAATTTTCATAACTAATTAATTTTTTGATAACTTTTTGAGAACGGTATTATATTTATCAACGAGTTCTTCGTATAATTCTTGCAACTTCGGATCTTCGCTAATAAGTGATGATGCTGATTCTGCGTGAATGGGTTCTATGATGATATTAGTACCATCAGTTCTTATGTTGATGCGTGTTTGTTCGTTTATATTGAGAAGATCAAGAATTGGTTTATCAATGAGAACGGCCAGGCTGTTGCCATGTTTTGATAGTTTTTTAATCATGAGATTCCTATTTTTTAGGCTTAATTCTATGTTTAGTATATAACCATGTTGTAACATAGGTCAATACATTGTTAAAATGGTTCAGTTTTTTCTAGCTAAGAACGGTTACCTAAACTATGGCAGGGAGTTTCTTCAATTGAAAATGCGGGTAGTGATTTAACATTACTACCGCCTACTTATTTTGATCTATTATTGCGATTTATAATTACATTCTTTATTAACACAAATCAGTGTAGATTCGCCTTCTTTGTTTGTTTTCTTGGTCAAGAACGGCCACTTACATTGTGGGCATGGAGTTTCTTCAACTGCATCAAAGATTGCAAGTTTGCATTGAGGGTATCCCGCGCATCCCCA from Candidatus Babeliales bacterium encodes the following:
- a CDS encoding type II toxin-antitoxin system death-on-curing family toxin, producing MKIKFLTLEDVKLIQINQINRYGGLHGLRDENLLDSAINYPRATFDQKYLHPDIYHMASSYMYAIIKNHPFLDGNKRTGLIVAILFLAYNDIFIDAQDDELFDLTVSMAQSKITESEAAIFFKQKSVKH
- the metG gene encoding methionine--tRNA ligase, with product MEQKKSFYVTTPIYYVTAKPHLGSLYSTLLADTIARWNKLQGKDVFFLTGTDEHGQKIAQAAEQAQKSPKDFVDSFISDFKKAWELYDIRYDKFIRTTDDYHVKGAQEFVTVLMDKGYIYKSVYKGWYCTPCETFVVEINDHEQYTKGPQCPSCGRDTHIVSEETYFFKLSAFGDRLLAFYKENPDFIAPKERLHEVTSFVESGLKDLSISRTTVKWGVPFPHDPLHTVYVWVEALSNYITGIGYGQPDKQDEFKKWWPADVQILGKDIIRFHAVYWPAMLMVADLPLPKKLLVHGWIKVDKQKMSKSLGNVIDPIELEKKYGAEPIRYYLLRQIAVNQDGDFSIADVENRIESDLANDLGNLLNRMVALAEKHGVTEVNVPSKLSQASLSLHDESMQTVKDFCVHMDDYMFHHALARLWKFIHATNAYFHGQEPWKVAKNDTQLFLEIISSTCHSLRTVALLLWPVMPKKMEELLASLGVSFKHEDHTLENLELNSWNKTFTLKKIPTLFEKPVREITEEKSMKSEETEKVVAEQLQNDYITIDDLAKVELLTGTIDACVEVAGYDKLLQLTVDLGAKGKRTIFSGIKKWYTPADLVGKRGLFAANLKPRKMAGTESNGMMMMPEDENGKPQLVQFPDSVGNGVRLK